CCCCATACATTGAGAGTTCTTGATATTGCAAGGCATCTTCAGAAAAAAGAAGGCGGTGATCTGGATATCATAGAGGCAGCAGCTATACTGCATGATGTTGCTTTGAGCAAAACAGGCAAAGAAAATTTAAAAAAAGGAAGGATATTGTGCCATGCAGCTGAAGGCTCTAAGCTTGCTGAACAAATTCTGAGAAGAATAGGCTTTGATGAAGAAAAAATAAAAAAAATAAAGCACTGCATAGAAGTCCATAGGTGGAGCAAGGACCTTAAAGCGGAAACAACAGAAGCGCAAATAATAAAAGATGCGGATAGGATTGATGCAATTGGCGCTATAGGGATAGCAAGGGCGTTTGATTATGGCTCAGAAGACAGGAAGCCCTTTGTTTCAGATGATGATTTTTCGACTTTTTACCATATAAAAAACAAGCTGATGAAGGTTGATGAAACTTCTGTTGGCACAGAAACTGCAAAACGAATAATTAAAAAAAGACTTGAGTTTACAAAACTATTTGTAAACGAATTTGAAAAAGAAATAGAAGAGATAAAATGATCGGCATTATATCAGACACACACGACAATATTCCGAACATAAAGAAAGCTGTTGATATTTTTAAGAATAGAAAAGTTGATCTTGTGATTCATCTTGGAGATGTTATTGCGCCTGTTACAGTTCTTTATTTTAAAGGATTAAAAATGAAATTTATAAAGGGAAACTGCGACGGCGATATAGAAATGATAAATGAAAAGATAAAAGAGATTGATAGCGAGTTTCTTGGAGTTTCTTCTGAGCTGAATCTGTCAAACAAAAAACTATTTTTGATCCACAAGCCTGACAGCATTAATGAGCTTGCGCATTCCGGAAAGTATGACTATATCCTGCACGGGCATGACCACAGGGCAAAAGACGAGAAAATAGGAAAAACAAGGATCATAAACCCCGGAACGCATTATCTCGGGAATCCTATACATACGATTGCACTGCTGGATCTGGAAAAAGACAAGGTGGAGTTTATTGGGATAACATAAATAAGCTTATACTGTAACTTCTATTTTTTGCCTTTTAGCGTGTTTCTTTAGTTCTTCCAAAGTCAGCATGTCAGATATTTCAATTAATTTTTTTATTTTTGGGTTGTCTTTGTTCAGCTTGAAAAGCTTGGCTTTCCCTATATCTCTTGTGCGGGCTATTATCCTGTTTTTAATAAGATTATCCCATATTCTGTACAATGTTGCCCTTCCAATCCCTGCATTTTCCGCCATATCAGTTATAGAGAAGTCTAGATCTCTTTCTGTTAATAAATAGTCTAATACCCTTATCATAGGCGAATCACCCATAAATTTTATAAATAACAAGTTAGTTCTCATATATTATCGCGTTATAGGTTAAATATAACTAGTATATAAATTTAAACCAAAAAACCAATAAATATTAAAAAAAGAAACAGAGGAAAATTAAAGGGGTGTAAAATGGAAGTTATTGTTTTGGGATCTGGAACATGCGTTCCAAATCTGCATAGAAGCGAAAGCGCATATGTGATCAAGGCAGGAAAACAGCAGCTATTGTTTGACTGCGGAGCTGGTACAAAAAGAAGGTTGGTGGAAGCAAAAATATACCTCAGAAAAATAGATTATATGTTTTTTACACATTGTCACAATGACCACATAAATGATTTGCCAGCTTTACTTTGGTCTTATGCTTACACTGGCTTTACACGCAAAAAAGAAATGAAGTTGGTTGGGCCTAAAGGATTTAAAGAATATTTTAAAGTTGTATTTAAGCTTCTTAAATTTGAAAACATGCCATTCAAAATAAATATCAAAGAAGTTAAAAACAATACAACTCAGATTGATGGAGCATATATAAAGTCAGCCCCAATAATTCATTCCAAGAATTGGAATAATGTGGCATATCGCATAGAATATCATGGAAAGGCAATTGTTTATTCTGGTGATGCAGAATATACTGATGAACTTGTTGAATTGGCCAAAAATACCGATCTGCTTATTCTGGAATGCTCCAATCCAAACGAAGCTAAATTCCCGGGGCATCTGATACCTGATGAATGCGGCAAAATAGCAGCAAGGGCGAATGCAAAAGTACTGATGCTTACACATTTCTATCCAAAGGTGGAAAAAATAAATATAAAAGCGCAGATTGCAAAAATATTCAAGGGAAAAATAATCATTGCAAAAGACTTAATGAGGCTGAAAGTTTAATGGAAAACAAAACAAAGACCATTGTATGCGGTGTATTGGTAATAGATAACGAAGTTCTTCTGATCAAAAGAGTCAAGCCGCCTTATATGGGTTATTGGGCCATGGTTGGTGGAAAGCTTGAATTTGGCGAGCATGTTGAAGAGGCTGCTGTTCGAGAGTTTTATGAGGAGACTGGCATTAAGACAGAATTTGAAAGTATTGCTGGGATTGCATCTGAAATTGTCTATAGCAAAAATGAAAAGACGGGCCATTTTTTAATATTTGTCTGCAGAGTGAAATCTGGGAATAAAAATTTTATTGAAACAGAGGAAGGCAATCTAAAATGGTTTGATTTAAATAATTTAGATAAAGAAAAGATTGTTCCAAGTGATATTTTGATGATCCAGGAATTTATCCTGAAAAATAAAAGAGTGAATGTCCATAAAATAAAAATGGTTGAAGACGGCGATAAATACTCTGTGGAGGAATTCACAGCATGAAGCAGAGCTTTGAGGAATTGGTTGTTGCGATCAAAAAAACGCTTGAAAAATGCCCATGGGCTAAAGAGCAGACTATAGAGAAGCACAAAGAGGAGATATTAAGCGAAGCAGAGGAGATTGCAGAAGCCATTGACAAAAAGGATTATGAGAATTTAAAGGAAGAGCTTGGAGATCTTTTTTATGACATTCTGTTTATTTGCGCAATATCAGAAGAAAAGAAGTTATTCACAACAAAAGAAGTCATTGATGGCGTAAAAGATAAATTGGTCAGAAGAAAGCC
The window above is part of the Candidatus Woesearchaeota archaeon genome. Proteins encoded here:
- a CDS encoding nucleotide pyrophosphohydrolase encodes the protein MKQSFEELVVAIKKTLEKCPWAKEQTIEKHKEEILSEAEEIAEAIDKKDYENLKEELGDLFYDILFICAISEEKKLFTTKEVIDGVKDKLVRRKPWVFGNETVKSSEEAVKRWDEIKKKERFKNKELLQ
- a CDS encoding HD domain-containing protein encodes the protein MNNKDIEKLKKLAEPYFKGCDPDRWPHTLRVLDIARHLQKKEGGDLDIIEAAAILHDVALSKTGKENLKKGRILCHAAEGSKLAEQILRRIGFDEEKIKKIKHCIEVHRWSKDLKAETTEAQIIKDADRIDAIGAIGIARAFDYGSEDRKPFVSDDDFSTFYHIKNKLMKVDETSVGTETAKRIIKKRLEFTKLFVNEFEKEIEEIK
- a CDS encoding MBL fold metallo-hydrolase, with the protein product MEVIVLGSGTCVPNLHRSESAYVIKAGKQQLLFDCGAGTKRRLVEAKIYLRKIDYMFFTHCHNDHINDLPALLWSYAYTGFTRKKEMKLVGPKGFKEYFKVVFKLLKFENMPFKINIKEVKNNTTQIDGAYIKSAPIIHSKNWNNVAYRIEYHGKAIVYSGDAEYTDELVELAKNTDLLILECSNPNEAKFPGHLIPDECGKIAARANAKVLMLTHFYPKVEKINIKAQIAKIFKGKIIIAKDLMRLKV
- a CDS encoding NUDIX hydrolase, producing MENKTKTIVCGVLVIDNEVLLIKRVKPPYMGYWAMVGGKLEFGEHVEEAAVREFYEETGIKTEFESIAGIASEIVYSKNEKTGHFLIFVCRVKSGNKNFIETEEGNLKWFDLNNLDKEKIVPSDILMIQEFILKNKRVNVHKIKMVEDGDKYSVEEFTA
- a CDS encoding metallophosphoesterase, with protein sequence MIGIISDTHDNIPNIKKAVDIFKNRKVDLVIHLGDVIAPVTVLYFKGLKMKFIKGNCDGDIEMINEKIKEIDSEFLGVSSELNLSNKKLFLIHKPDSINELAHSGKYDYILHGHDHRAKDEKIGKTRIINPGTHYLGNPIHTIALLDLEKDKVEFIGIT